The Phaenicophaeus curvirostris isolate KB17595 chromosome 15, BPBGC_Pcur_1.0, whole genome shotgun sequence genome window below encodes:
- the FNDC9 gene encoding fibronectin type III domain-containing protein 9, producing the protein MPAHLFLLVAMVRDDGAPDGYNTRQRAGKGFSRGRTEASSGKRGRHCLPVATQLSSTHGPPHTCLGRGTMNIEVHNITYTSATVSWAMNNPCPENYYHVMYRPNWNSVFAGYLRQNFHREERVPHPLSSLVLHQLTPSTIYVLCITCKNSYPSSNHCTTFHTLDKTPLVFGGSKHEPTTSMWMVSSLLLLCFIALLAYGCLQFWSARCHRAARLKHPDTSHEEVGEGSGSPEGPLNDGLREELLEVPMTNVLMRSSSFMRESPYSSPHCFFSYKNSDDKRAILPQHGLQ; encoded by the exons ATGCCTGCCCATCTTTTCCTATTGGTTGCTATGGTGAGAGATGACGGAGCCCCAGATGGGTATAATACAAGGCAGCGTgctgggaagggatttagcagAGGCAGGACGGAGGCGAGCagtgggaagaggggaaggcACTGCCTGCCTGTGGCCACCCAGCTCTCCAGCACCCACGGGCCACCACACACCTGCCTGGGAAG GGGCACGATGAACATCGAAGTGCACAACATCACCTACACCAGTGCCACTGTTTCCTGGGCCATGAACAACCCCTGTCCAGAGAACTACTATCACGTCATGTACCGCCCCAACTGGAACAGCGTCTTTGCTGGTTATTTACGCCAAAACTTCCACCGCGAGGAGCGAGTTCCTCATCCCCTCAGCTCCCTCGTCCTTCACCAACTCACACCATCCACCATCTACGTCCTCTGTATCACCTGTAAAAACTCCTATCCCTCCAGCAATCACTGCACCACCTTCCATACTCTGGACAAAACCCCCCTGGTTTTTGGTGGCTCTAAGCACGAACCTACCACCTCCATGTGGATGGTGAGCAGCCTGCTCCTCCTTTGCTTCATTGCTCTCCTAGCTTACGGCTGCCTGCAGTTCTGGTCTGCACGGTGCCACCGGGCTGCAAGGCTAAAGCATCCCGATACCAGCCATGAAGAAGTGGGAGAAGGGAGTGGCTCACCAGAGGGGCCGCTAAATGATGGACTGAGAGAGGAGCTTTTGGAAGTCCCCATGACCAATGTGCTAATGAGGAGCTCCAGTTTCATGAGGGAGAGTCCGTATAGCTCCcctcactgctttttttcctataaaaacAGCGACGATAAAAGGGCCATCTTGCCACAGCATGGCCTTCAATGA